Proteins from one Deinococcus sp. AB2017081 genomic window:
- a CDS encoding gluconeogenesis factor YvcK family protein codes for MSDPPLPRTGTRRTEALARGEHVRRRARVWMAPGIGVKRWLALFIVCTAVGAVGFLHFTWTGPLHFIATRWILWLNALISPEVLPLYVVGVAVTALALIGALWSIFMLNRTMLVGAGSGPGLAVDMILEQRNLSRGPRIVAVGGGTGLSNLLSGLRGYSSNITAVVAVSDDGGSSGRLRESLQMIAPGDLTDCYAALSDSPVMARLLLHRFQRGDGIEGHTFGNLMLATLSEEQGGLGEAMKDIHEVLRIRGRVYPASTHPTTLVATLDDGREIRGESRFAAQVGAARITRVRLDPPELPALPDVLEAIHEAGQIVLGPGSLFTSIIPALLVPQIARAIRQSPAPLVYVASLMTEPGETDNLTLEEHVMAITAHLGRTPDRVLVNTASPPDEVMQRYAEAGAHLLDLHGASHDLRGRVTQLPLLQPGQARHDPEALAQALMGLPSRPT; via the coding sequence GTGAGTGATCCGCCGCTGCCCCGGACCGGGACACGGCGCACCGAGGCCCTGGCCCGCGGTGAACATGTCCGCCGCCGCGCCCGCGTGTGGATGGCCCCCGGGATCGGCGTCAAGCGCTGGCTGGCGCTGTTCATCGTGTGTACGGCCGTCGGTGCGGTCGGCTTCCTGCATTTCACGTGGACCGGGCCGCTGCACTTCATCGCCACCCGGTGGATCCTGTGGCTCAACGCGCTGATCTCGCCGGAAGTGCTGCCGCTGTACGTGGTGGGCGTCGCGGTGACGGCCCTGGCGCTGATCGGGGCGCTGTGGAGCATCTTCATGCTCAACCGCACCATGCTGGTCGGGGCGGGCAGTGGCCCCGGCCTCGCGGTGGACATGATCCTGGAACAGCGCAACCTGTCGCGGGGCCCGCGCATCGTCGCGGTGGGGGGCGGCACGGGGCTGTCGAACCTGCTCAGTGGCCTGCGCGGGTACTCCAGCAACATCACGGCGGTCGTGGCGGTCTCGGATGACGGCGGCTCCAGCGGTCGCCTGCGCGAGTCGCTCCAGATGATCGCCCCCGGCGACCTGACCGACTGCTACGCCGCCCTGAGCGACAGTCCGGTCATGGCCCGCCTGCTGCTCCACCGCTTCCAGCGCGGCGACGGCATCGAGGGCCACACCTTCGGGAACCTGATGCTCGCCACCCTCTCCGAGGAACAGGGCGGCCTGGGCGAGGCCATGAAGGACATCCACGAGGTGCTGCGCATCCGGGGTCGGGTGTACCCGGCATCCACCCACCCCACCACGCTGGTCGCCACGCTGGACGACGGCCGCGAGATCCGGGGCGAGAGCCGGTTCGCGGCGCAGGTCGGCGCGGCCCGGATCACCCGTGTGCGGCTCGACCCGCCGGAGCTGCCGGCCCTGCCGGACGTGCTCGAGGCGATCCACGAGGCCGGACAGATCGTGCTGGGGCCGGGGAGCCTCTTTACCTCGATCATCCCGGCGCTGCTGGTGCCGCAGATCGCCCGGGCCATAAGACAGTCGCCCGCGCCGCTGGTGTATGTCGCCAGCCTGATGACTGAACCCGGCGAGACCGACAACCTGACCCTGGAGGAGCACGTCATGGCGATCACCGCGCACCTGGGCCGTACCCCGGACCGGGTGCTCGTGAACACGGCCAGCCCCCCGGACGAGGTCATGCAGCGCTATGCCGAGGCCGGGGCCCACCTGCTCGATCTGCACGGCGCCAGCCACGATCTGCGCGGACGCGTGACCCAGCTGCCCCTGCTGCAACCCGGTCAGGCCCGCCACGACCCCGAGGCCCTGGCCCAGGCCCTGATGGGCCTGCCGAGTCGCCCCACCTGA